Within Caldalkalibacillus thermarum, the genomic segment TACTGCTTTAACAGGCACGCCTGCCTTCTCTGCAATCTGCCGACAATCTTCAAACTCGGGACTTTCTTGAACCACTTGATTCCCCAACAAGGCCTGTTTAACCGATACAGGGCCCCATTTAGTTTCGACTGTTTTGAACTTCCGGCCCAAACGATGCACAGTCCACGGGGAGTAACGAATGCCAAAAGTCGTTGTTTCGGTAAAGATCAAACGTTTCACTTTATCCAGCAAATGTTTAGACAAGAGAACGGATAATAAGACAGCAGGCCTGTTTTTTTTCATATAAATTGGCGTGTAGTAAACATCATTCACTCCTATCGCCAGCAGTCTGTCCATTAACTCTCCCAACCATTCAGCAGGCATGTCATCCAAGTTTACTTCTATTTTGATCATGTCGGAGTCAATATGCTCACGCTCGTGATTAAACAGTTGTTTTGATCTATTCATTTTGTTAACACCTTGTTCATACTACCACTTTTATATCCTTTTAAATCTAAAGTAATAAACTTATATCCGATCTGTTCCAACTGGTTATAAATGTGGTCTCTGTTTGTTAAGATCGTATCCATATCTC encodes:
- the larC gene encoding nickel insertion protein, with the protein product MNRSKQLFNHEREHIDSDMIKIEVNLDDMPAEWLGELMDRLLAIGVNDVYYTPIYMKKNRPAVLLSVLLSKHLLDKVKRLIFTETTTFGIRYSPWTVHRLGRKFKTVETKWGPVSVKQALLGNQVVQESPEFEDCRQIAEKAGVPVKAVYQAVWKILND